GTGAGGAAGACACATCATTCTGACAGCCCCTTAATTCTTTTAGTCTGCATTTGTAATTGTTGTGGTGCCACCAGGCATGTCAGGTTATTCTTTGCATGTTATTTCTTTACTAACCGTTATAACCAGTATACGACAATTGAATCTCTATGTATACATGTTTAATTGTTTTCAGGGgcagactgggaccagaaattggCATTGTCATTTCTAACACACCGGCCCATTTTTTCCTTGAGACCCCCCACACCTGTCCATTATATTCCTCAATTATATTCCCCCATTATTAGCCAGAAAGTGATAATTTTGCATGAAAAATCCAAGTTAAAGAGGCCCATAGACTAAAAATGCACCAGCCCATCTGGTATTTGCCTGAAATGCCAGAAGGCCAGTCCGCCCCTGATTGTTACAGTGCATGTTTGATCAAGTGCCATTCACAAGTACCCAACCATCATTCAGAAATATGATTCGAATGCCCAGAGAAGTAGTTGCTATCCGTCTAAACGTTTGTCTGACTTTGACCCAGAGAACACTATGTGAGCATGGTGAAGTGGATCAGCAACACCCATGCAGCGGTACGATGGCTCAACCGGCCCCAGAGCGTGTCCTTCCTCACTGTGTGTGACGCCACCATCGGATCCTGTGTACAGGTGGGTTTTTGCTTCACCTACGCTAAGGTGGTCCTCACTAGAAATGGGTTTTATTGGTGTCGTCTGTGTCATATTCCATGTTGGATCTAAGACGTGTTCCTTCACTTGAATTTCAGAAACATGAGGAAGCTTCAGATCTCTGGCTCACCAGACAGGTAAgctgaaatgtaaatgttctaTAATTTTAGCAATTCATATTTCCATCtagtaacattttatttgaatgcTGCTGTGGGCTTGATTTGCTCCAAATTGCGCTGCAATTTTAAAACAGTGAGTATTGTATCTATATGCTAATAGTAAAGAGGAAATTGATGCACGTTGACTGTCCCTTAAATCCAATGTCCTCAGAACCAGGAGCCAGTGTTTTCAAAGGACGGGAGCAGGTTTTTCCTGACCATACCGGTGAAGCAGGGGGGACAAGGAGACTTCCATCACATTGCCATGTTCACTAAATCGGTGGGTGCTGTCATACTCCAATTCTGAAATACACATTGGTTATCTTGTCATTCTCCGGCATTCTCAGTGCTCACTTTGTGTctttttttaaacatgtttttatCGAAAACAATCACATTTTGTCTTTTCTCAGTTCAGAAGTGATCAAAATGATGCCCGTCACTTGACGTCAGGCaactgggaggtgaccaagatatTAGCCTATGATGAGGGGGAGCAAACCATGTAAGTCTATCCGATCCTTTCACATCAGTTATGAGAATAATTTCATATCATATTTCGTGTTACAGATATGAGCTTCAACAAGTGTTGGCCTTTTTTTCTCTTTTCAAACATCTCTTCTGTTGAAGCTATTCTATTTGTAACTATAGTTTCCTGTACTTGCCCTAGTTAAAGTCATTCTGCTTTCACCTATATAGATATTTTATCGGTACTCAAGACTCCCCACAAAAGAGACACGTGTACAGGTGAGAAATGATTCTAAAACATTTTCCCCATGAAGAAAAGCGCATACTGAAAATATTCTGCTCAATAACGCCAGACATTTCAGCCTCATTCTAGTAGCTGTTAGCCCTATTCAGCTCCAGTTTGTCTTACCAATCTGTATTGCATAGATGTAATACATTGTTGAAATGCTATTATCTCAAGAATGTGAAGAAgtgctaaaaaaataaaaatccctCTTTCAGTGCATCTACTATTGGTCTGTTCTCTCAACGATGTTTGACCTGTGAGATGAACCAGGAAACATGCACATTCTTTGATGCAGACATCAGCCCGAACAAACAGaatgttattctacagtgtaaagGTACGAGTCTGGTCTGTGTTTTTCGTTCTGGAAAGCATTCAGACAAATACAGCTttatgtggatatgttatagCCACTGTAGTAAAACCCAACCTATTCTGGGTAATGTATGAGATATGGTTAGGGAGTAATTATGTCAATTATGCCGTTATGTGTTTTATGATATAGTAGCAGATGGCGCCTGGGTCTCCTAACCACTGCTCTAATAACTATATCCCACGGGTGACGTCGTTGGGCTTACATAGGCTAGGGTTGCTACAATACTACTATTAAACCATGTTAGAATATCATACTGAACGTCTGTTCAGTCTCAAAACAATGCTGTGCAGTATTGCTAGTGTATCTTCTGTTGCACAGGTCCCGGTGCTCCATCTGTGATGCTGCAGAGTTTTAATGATGTAAACAGTGAGTAACACTAAGTATTGCTATGAACTCTCgtctcctgtactgtactgtactgtttccAGTCTGTTTTAAGGGTTCCTATTTCATATATGGCCACGAGATTGTTGGCTGTGTTTCACATCGTGTGAAATAGATTTTCAACAGCTGTCCAAATGAAATGTTCTGGCAAGGTTTAAATGAGCATCTGGGAAGTGTTTTTAATGCGAATGGTATTGATTTGTCTTTTTTTAATGCCTGGATGCTTTTCAATGATACTGAATATGAGGCATAATTGTACTGAAATGATGTGATTGGTGACAGTCTAAAACCAAGAATCACAGGGCATCTGGTTTAGATGCAGTGGCCTATGTGAAGTCAGCCAACAGTATTAGAAAAATGTAAAACTCAAATGAATCTGCTTCGTGAAACAATCTGTTGATTGATTTTCCCATCACAGTTTAATACCCAATATAATCAGTATCCTTGTGTCTCTTTACACGGTATGTTAATGGTTACTTTCACACTTTATCCTCACAGCTTACTTTATATTGGACAACAACATGCCTCTGAGAGCTGCCTTGGAAATCAAAAAGATCTCTAAGACAGATGTCAGGGTTATTCCAAGTGAAGACTTTGGTAACTAAACATTACTCTCCGTGTATATTTATTTCtttttctatctctatctctctctctctctctctctctctgctatataGTCTGCCGGTCACTTTTTTTCCCTCGTTCTCTCGCACCAGTATATTGTTTATTTTAATAACTACTGTAATTCAATATTTTCTTCTCACAGAGCTGCCTTTGAAACTCACCTATCCCCTTGACTTTTCTGAATCTCTTCTCTATGGCCTTCTTTTGATTGTGTAAGCATCGCTCCTCTTTCCTAGCATTCTAACATAGTTGCACAGTCTTAAGTACATTTTCATTCAGCAATAGATTTAGAACTGAATACTTTACCTTGAGAACAAACACATGATTTTCTAACTCCAATTCCATGATGTGAGATTACGCTTTCTTCAATTCAGGGAAGATGTTTTCGCATAATATGGAACTTTAAATGAGTTAACATGTTTGAGAAGCTTTAAtcaatcaatctctctctctctcttccgcccCTCTCTTAGTGATGGTGGGCCtggcagtcagtcagtgagtgatGAGTATGAGCTGGGTTGGGACTCCGTGCTGGTCAGTTGTGATGAGGTGATTGTGGCCAGGCTGGATGGCAGGGGGACAGGCTTCCGGGGCCTGAGAGTCCTGCAGCAGGTCCACCAGCGCCTGGGTACCgtagatgttcaggaccagatAGCTGCATTGGAGTATGTAACCTCCGACCAGCATGTGACGTGATGAGATATTACAtaattttatcaaatcaaatcttactggttgcatacacatatttagcagatgtattACGGGtgtagcaatatctaacaatgcacacaaatctaaaagtaaaggaATGCAAtaaaagaaatatagaaatattaggatgagctatGTTGGAGTCCagagtatgtgtatatatatatatatatatatatagttgaagtcgtaagtttacatacaccttagccaaatgcatttaaactcagttttcacaacacatcagtcaggaagtaaagcttggtcgcaaatgggtcttccaaatggacaatgatcccaagcatacttccaaagttgtggcaaaatgttgtggcaaaaaaaaggacaacaaagttaaggtattggagtggccatcacaaagccctgacctcaatcctatagaaattttgtgtgcagaactgaaaaagcgtgtatgagcaaggaggcctacaaacctgactcggttacaccagttctgtcaggagaaatggaaaatgcaaattaatttataacatttttgacatgcgtttttctggatttctttgttgttattctgtctctcactgttcaaataaacctaccattaaaattatagactgatcatttctttgtcagtgggcaaacgtacaaaatcagcaggggatcaaatacttttttccctcactgtatatatatatatatatatatatatatgtatattttttacatgtgatgggatgtatagacattatggatagTATATGGAAAgaatatatatgtaatatatataatatagaataTGATAAACAATGCGATATACACTATTAGATGATATGATGCTATATACAATGCAAAATATGAGATGTAATACGATATACAGTGCGATGCGATGCCATACAATATGATATAATACAATACCATAAGATAAGACAGGATGTGATATGATACAATATGATGTAATATGATACAATATTTTCCCCTTTCCAATGAAAATGTATGGCATGGTTGTACACTCTTTAACTTCCCTGTCAGTCATCTGTGTTAAAGCCCTCATGAAATTTCTGGGAAAATAATTAGTTATTCGGTTTTgggttgtttttatttacttattGCAGATACTTGATGACACTCCCATACATTGACCGCGCGCGGATCGGAATCTACGGAAAGGCAAGTTTAACTGCTGTCTTTCAGTTGATCACCATGCTTCACACTCACGGGTGTGTTCAACAAGTGAAGGTGTTTTTTTCTTTCCAGGGATACGGTGCTTACCTCACCTTGATGCTTCTGAGGTCCACTGCACTGATTAAGTGTGCAGCTGCTAATTCCCCAGTGATTGACTGGAAACTTTACGGTGAGTAATGTTTCCATGATCTTACCCTTTAGGTCAGTTTCCTTGACAGagattaaacctagtcctggaTTGAAAAGCAAGCTGAATGGACCATCTCCATTGAAATAGCTTTTCAGTCTAGGTTTAGGCTCAGTCTAGGATTGGGAAACCGGTGCTATGTGTTTTGTGTGAGTACATTTTCCACAACAAATGACATGAAATACTGCACAAATTTGATTATCAATGATTGAAAGAACTGAATACTTTTTTGAAATGTTGTGTACTTTCTCTATATGAAGCTTCAGCATTTTCAGAGCGATACTTTGGCCTGACGTCAAAGAACGACAACAGATATCAAGTAAGTTGTTTATCACAGTCAATCTGTTGGTGTTATTGATGGTTTTCTATTTGTGGGTTCTACAGTTTATCACAGCAGATTGGAGAACAGTGGGAACTGTCACActgaagcgtgtgtgtgtgtgtgtgtgtgtgtgtgtgtgtgtgtgtgtgtgttgggtgttcaTGGGCCAGGTATTGTTCATCAGTCAGAATAATAACTCGTGAAGCCGTACAACGTCCTGTGTGAGATTACAGTGTAATCAGTGAAAGTGTTCCCCTGAAAGTGGGTTGTTGATATTGCGGGCCACACAGTTCCAGccatttaaaatgtaaaatgatgcTAGTCCAGAGAAGCAGGTCAAAATGATCGTAAACAAACAGGGCATCACTCATACAGTCCTGAGAGGTGGATGGAAAAAGACATGGAAAACACACTGGATCCCCTGGGGGTGCTAGACAGGTTTGATCCAGTCCTGTATTGTAGCCTGGCTGGACACTGTGCTCAGCATTGATTGTGAAGTGAAGGAATAAGTGAGCAGTCTGATTTAACAAGGCTAGTTGTATAACGTGATCTTTTCACAAACTCTTTATTCACTGCTGTGGTTTGGTTTTCCCTCAGATATTGTTTTCTGTTCAAACCTGAGGTTTTGTTTAGCTTtttgtgtatttatgtgtatattgatgtgtatagtgtatattgatgtgaatATTgctgtgtgaatattgatgtgtacagtgtatattgatgtgactattgatgtgtatattgacgcgtatattgatgtgtatactgtatattaatgtgtatattgatgtgaatATTGATGGGAACATTgatgtgtgtattgatgtgtatacagggctcatctgtgaaagagaccttggtctcagcatgactccctgtcaaaatcAAGGTTCAATAAAATAGAAAACCTGAGGTTACACTGTCTCCCATAACTATTCTCTCAGGTTTCTAGAGTGCTTCCAAATATGAAAGGACTGCAAGGAAACATGATGAAAGGACCGCAAGGACCGGATTTTCTGTTGATTCACGGAACAGCTGATGGTAATTGCCCTTTCGTCCAACAGAAATGGAAAATAGACAATCCTAAGTACGTCGTAATCAGCGATTGGCCTTGTGTTGTTTTCAAAGACAATTTGCAAAACCAATTggtgtttttttgttcttttctCAGCAAATGTTCATTTCCAACATTCAGCGGAGTTGATTAAGCACTTGATCAAAATTGGAGCGAACTACACAATGCAGGTACGAGCCGGGATCCACAAATTTGAATGAAAATGTTAAATGAGTGATTACATAATGTGATTATTGAAGTGATTTTGATTGCTAGCCAATATatttgcgacacacacacacacacacacacacacacacacaaacaccactcaGGAAAAACATTAAGTAACTTTCTTGTTCCTTCTTACTGATAAACGAGTAACCACACTTCAGTACAGGAATGATAGTCCCAATGATCTTGtgtttgacctttgacctttgtTTGAGACAGCTTTACCCAGATGAGGGCCACTTCCTGTCCCTGCAGAGCCAACAGCACCTGTCTGAGTCCCTGGTTGGCTACTTCAGAACATGTTTTCAGGACTTCAGCACACCGCTACCTGAAGAGATAGGCAAAGAGGATGATGACTGACAGGGTTTGGGTTAGATGGTGACTGACAGGTTTAGGGTTAGATGATGACTGACAGGGTTAGGTTTAGATGGTGACTGACAGGAGGACGTGCAGACGGGCCTTGTGTGGATCTGGGATCGCTATGTTGAAGCAGTACAGTGACTGCTCTGCCCTCGCGAGGGCTGTTGGCTGTTGATTAGGTGTCCAATGTAGGCAAGACATAGCTGATGTGGggtaatgtggtgtgtgtgtgtgtgtttggtgtgtgcgtgcgtgcgtgcttgcaAAATGCAGGACTACAGATCATGGAGGCTTTCTATTGGTAGAACAGCACAATGGTTGATGGACAAAATCTGAGGGTTAAATGttctttttgaatttttttgaatTCCACTCAGTGATACACTGGTTTCTCCCTTCACAGCTTTTACCATCAGCTGTATCGTTATACTGTGAAAGCATGCTTTTGTTGAAGCCCACGTTTATCCACATTATTCCAATTGTACTAAGCGTCATCAACACAACTCTACCGCTTTCCGTCTGTCTTATCCCATTCCTATCTGCACTAATAATGCTTCAATTTTACTTTCAGTTACTGACATGCACACATATTAGGTGATGTTACATACGATATAGCGCCTTATTGTTTGATAAAGTGCTATTTTTCATGTCTTATGATATGCTGTTTTCAGCTGTACGtttacagtatacagtgtgtatattttTGAGATATGTGTTACAGGGGGTGATCTATTCGAATATTGTGTGACTGAATAGTCTTTGTTTTTGCTGGGGTTTGTTACACTTCAGATGAATAGCCATTGTCTTTGGATTAATTGAACAATAAAGAACTTAAGAAAACAACTATAATCTGCCAATGAAATGTCCATGACAGGTCTCCCTGGGTCTCATATTGAGAGACTTTCTGTTGACTTTTCCATCTGAGAGCCAAGATACTATAGGGCTCAAAATGATATATTCTGCACAGCATTCAGAATGTCAGGAACGACCGTGAATCTGAGGTCTTTAATCCTGCTTGAGTATCCATTGGCTACTCAGTGTCTCAGTGGTTCAAATGGTAAGTTATGAGCGTATACAGGTTGGAGGTTTATGGCTGTTCTCTTCATGTGTTGCATATAATACAAACAAATGCACACATTGGGTATGATATCCCTGTTATGGTAGTTGTTTCCCATTCATCTTTACTTGATTTTATTAGGTGTGTTTGACAGGGCCgatgcacattaatcaacatgTGTGAAAATGTCTGTGGCAgattagccagccggctaattttctaCTGTAGTCCCATGGATCTAGCCAGTGACCTGTGTGATTATTTTACAGACAGACTGTGTGCGTCCTGAATGGCACCCTTTTCAGTGCACTACCTGCAGAaccatagggctcaggtcaaaagtaatgcacttcatagggaataaggtggcatttgggacgcatAAACTGAGAGGGATTTAATTACTTTACAGGACAAATTAAACACTGCCCTGTGAGTAAAGCTTCATATCGCATCTCCTCCGACTGAATGAACCTATTTGAGAGAAGGAACGTGCAAAACAGGTACCCTCAGAGCCATGTTTATTAATACACAGAGTTTTCTATGCTTCCCCATTGTGTGAgacattcagtctggtttaaccaggctacaaAATAGGCCTTGAGCTTGAGCGATGTGGAGGGATACAGAGCCAAATGACAATGGCAcacttctcccatctccacatgaGGCGATCCCACTGTAGCACGACGGATTCACTTGCGATGGGCATTGCACTTCGTTACTATTCACGCGTTTTAGTGTTTCTGCCTGTTGCCTCTGTCTTTTTAAAGTCGTCGCTATGGGGTCATTCATCGTTGTGACGTAGGGGGTCGCTCTCACCACCCTAGATAGGAATATTCCAACCTGGCTGATACTATGTCAGATGGACATTGACCATAGCACTGCATGGTTTGTTATAAGCaataatactatatattataAGCAATCCTAGCCACTCAGCCAGAGGACGCTTTTACACATGGATCACTGAAGAGCCTAAACTGTGCTAGCTGAATTGGGTTATTGTATTGTTCAAAACAAAACAGCTGCTTATCTCCAGAATACATCTTATCATACAGTACATGGAGCATCTGTAAGATCCTTTTCTCATTCTTACACCTGAAAGCCTCCTTCTCAtactctggtcccagatctgtctgttCTCTTGCCAACTCCGTTGCTTTCATTGTCAAGCCAAAtattgtttggcatgacaatgagtgaCGAGGAGTTGGTGCGATAGGACAAATAACCTGGTCCTGAGGCTATCCTTCCCATGCCTTGATAATATTCTTATGTCAAATGTCACTTCTGGTGAAGGTC
The Salmo salar chromosome ssa16, Ssal_v3.1, whole genome shotgun sequence DNA segment above includes these coding regions:
- the LOC106574433 gene encoding inactive dipeptidyl peptidase 10 isoform X2, encoding MTASKEGEEDFVQVSPESRNYKGIAISLLVIVAVCSLITMSVFVLTPVELPGAANSRLTVLDLFKPEFLVHDPEARWISDSEVLYRNRDGHVIKFNFALNETEMILRNSTFVSFKVAKYSLSPDMKYVLFAYEVKQVYRHSYTASYIVYNIHTREVWELNPPEVQNAVLQHAAWGVKGQQLIYIFENNIYYQSDVQSNSLRITSSGEEGVIFNGIADWLYEEEILQSHIVHWWSPDGERLAFLMINDTLVPNMFLPRFTGSPYPRSQEYPYPKAGQPNPTVRLLVVNLYGPTHTQELVPPDGLKGREHYVSMVKWISNTHAAVRWLNRPQSVSFLTVCDATIGSCVQKHEEASDLWLTRQNQEPVFSKDGSRFFLTIPVKQGGQGDFHHIAMFTKSFRSDQNDARHLTSGNWEVTKILAYDEGEQTIYFIGTQDSPQKRHVYSASTIGLFSQRCLTCEMNQETCTFFDADISPNKQNVILQCKGPGAPSVMLQSFNDVNTYFILDNNMPLRAALEIKKISKTDVRVIPSEDFELPLKLTYPLDFSESLLYGLLLIVDGGPGSQSVSDEYELGWDSVLVSCDEVIVARLDGRGTGFRGLRVLQQVHQRLGTVDVQDQIAALEYLMTLPYIDRARIGIYGKGYGAYLTLMLLRSTALIKCAAANSPVIDWKLYASAFSERYFGLTSKNDNRYQVSRVLPNMKGLQGNMMKGPQGPDFLLIHGTADANVHFQHSAELIKHLIKIGANYTMQLYPDEGHFLSLQSQQHLSESLVGYFRTCFQDFSTPLPEEIGKEDDD
- the LOC106574433 gene encoding inactive dipeptidyl peptidase 10 isoform X1 encodes the protein MNQTACVSHQIPCQSSKDMDFVQVSPESRNYKGIAISLLVIVAVCSLITMSVFVLTPVELPGAANSRLTVLDLFKPEFLVHDPEARWISDSEVLYRNRDGHVIKFNFALNETEMILRNSTFVSFKVAKYSLSPDMKYVLFAYEVKQVYRHSYTASYIVYNIHTREVWELNPPEVQNAVLQHAAWGVKGQQLIYIFENNIYYQSDVQSNSLRITSSGEEGVIFNGIADWLYEEEILQSHIVHWWSPDGERLAFLMINDTLVPNMFLPRFTGSPYPRSQEYPYPKAGQPNPTVRLLVVNLYGPTHTQELVPPDGLKGREHYVSMVKWISNTHAAVRWLNRPQSVSFLTVCDATIGSCVQKHEEASDLWLTRQNQEPVFSKDGSRFFLTIPVKQGGQGDFHHIAMFTKSFRSDQNDARHLTSGNWEVTKILAYDEGEQTIYFIGTQDSPQKRHVYSASTIGLFSQRCLTCEMNQETCTFFDADISPNKQNVILQCKGPGAPSVMLQSFNDVNTYFILDNNMPLRAALEIKKISKTDVRVIPSEDFELPLKLTYPLDFSESLLYGLLLIVDGGPGSQSVSDEYELGWDSVLVSCDEVIVARLDGRGTGFRGLRVLQQVHQRLGTVDVQDQIAALEYLMTLPYIDRARIGIYGKGYGAYLTLMLLRSTALIKCAAANSPVIDWKLYASAFSERYFGLTSKNDNRYQVSRVLPNMKGLQGNMMKGPQGPDFLLIHGTADANVHFQHSAELIKHLIKIGANYTMQLYPDEGHFLSLQSQQHLSESLVGYFRTCFQDFSTPLPEEIGKEDDD